ATGCTCTCTACCCATCCTCGAATAAACTCCTGGTCTACTGGAAAGCTTGGTTCTATATCCACAATTATGGGTGTACCCTCAGGGATTCCTAGTTCCTGTGCGATATTAATAGCTTCTTCTGCATGATTTATTGCATGTTCATACCCTGTTGCCTCTGACACACCATTATAGATAGGAAGAATTCGTGCGTTGTTTTCATGAATAAGTTGAATCTCTTCCTGTGTCATTTTAAAAGAAACTCCTTCAATTTGAAGCATATATCTTCCAATGAACTCTGGTTCCCCAAATTCATTGACCACACAATCATAGAAATCCTCAGTAACTAAACTTGCTGTATCAATTCCCCATTCAATGGTAACTTCCTGATCACTATCTCCATTATTTGGCGGATTATTGTTTGGACTATTATTGTCCTCTGAATTATTGAATCCAGGCAGACTGCACCCAATGGTAAACAATATGGT
This DNA window, taken from Bacillaceae bacterium S4-13-56, encodes the following:
- a CDS encoding DUF1906 domain-containing protein: MKKKEVVKLLLVGFLTILFTIGCSLPGFNNSEDNNSPNNNPPNNGDSDQEVTIEWGIDTASLVTEDFYDCVVNEFGEPEFIGRYMLQIEGVSFKMTQEEIQLIHENNARILPIYNGVSEATGYEHAINHAEEAINIAQELGIPEGTPIIVDIEPSFPVDQEFIRGWVESISNSSYEPGIYGVFQPDTAVSNAYVSYKEQYGVTDEDVVIWSANPTGITTKANAPEFNPGAPQGIDVEIWQYGLDAQACNIDTNLILSSTLDDLW